The nucleotide window AAGATGGCTCAGGCTGGCGAACGCCTAATCGCATTTGGCTATCACCGTTTGTCCGCGGATTCTGATTTTGAGCCTGAACAGCTTGAGCGAGATATCGTTTTTGTAGGTGCAGTAGGATTTATTGACCCACCACGAAAAGAAGTCAAAGACGCCATCGCCAACTGCCAAAAAGCAGGCATAAACGTTGTCATGATAACAGGTGACCACCCCTTCACTGCCAAAGCCATCGCCACCCAAGTTGGCATAAACAGCACCCACGTCCTAGCTGGCGTCGAACTCTCAAAAATGAATGATTCCGACCTAAAAGTAGCACTTCAAAACACCTTTGTGTTCGCGCGGGTGACTCCTGAGGAAAAACTGCGACTGGTTAGGCTTATTAAAGAAAACGGCGAAGTCGTAGCTGTTACGGGTGACGGCATAAACGATGCCCCAGCACTCAAAGAAGCCCACATTGGCATTGCGATGGGCATAAAAGGCACTGATGTCGCCAAAGAATCCGCTGATATGATACTCACCGATGACAACTTCACCACTATCGAAACCGCTGTCCACGAAGGACGCAAACTCTTTGGGAACCTACGCAAAGGTGTGCGGTATTATCTGGCTTGCAAATTAGCATTGGTCACGATTTTCTTGTTGCCTATTCTTTTGGGCGCGCCGCTACCATTTAGTCCCATTCAAATAATCGTGCTAGAACTCTTCATGGACTTGGCAGCGTCGGCGACATTCGTGGCTGAACCCGCAGAAACAGGCATAATGAACAAGCCACCAAACAACCCCAAAGAAAAATTCATGAACAAAAAAATGATAATCAGCATAGCCGTAGGTGCGCTGAGCCTGTTTGCAGCTGTTTCAGTAGCATACCTGATTGCATGGTACCAAAACCCCGTTCCAGCAAACATCGTGCACGCACAAACCGTGGCGTTCGCGACATGGATGCTTGGGCATATTTTGCTGGCTTTGAATTTGCGTTCGGAGCGTGAACCGCTGGTTAAGCTTGGTTTTCTCTCAAACAGGGTTATGGTGGCATGGGCGCTGGTTGTGATTGTTGTGTTGCTTTTGGGAACTAACCTTGCTTTCATAGCTGGTCCGCTGAAATTAGTCAGTTTGGGTGCTGTTGACTGGGTTGTAGTTGTTTTGGCGGCGGTTTTGGGAACGTTTTGGCTGGAGCTCAAAAAGCTTTTCTGGAAACGCTGATTTTGTAAAACGGTTCTCCCTATTTTATCGACGGTTTATCTATTTTTTGTTACCGAATCTTTAAAACAAACTCTTCTGCTTTTTGAGAAGAAAAGAGAGGGGACCTTTTTGCTGGCTCGCCAATCTGAAGGCAATACGTCATCAGTGGATATTATCAGAGTGGTGGCTATCTTTCTTGTTGTTTTTCTACACGCCACAAGCTTTCCCTACAAAATCCCAGGCGAAATAACCCCTGCGGTTGTTTCAAACTGGTGGACTGTTGATATTTACGGCGGAATTGGGCCAATCGGGTTGCCATTGTTTGTTATGCTAAGTGGCGCTCTGCTTTTGGACAGCAGCAAAGTTGACGAACCACTGGGTACATTCTTTAAGAAACGATTTATCCGAATTGGATTGCCCATGATTTTTTGGACTCTTTTCTATTTCGGGTACGACTACTTCATTTGGGGCAATGCATTAACTACAAATACTGTTTTACAGGGTACTTTTGGTGGTTCATACTTTCATTTGTGGTTTTTGTATCTGCTAATAGGGTTGTATCTTGTTACTCCTGTTTTAAGGGTATTAGTGAGCCATATTGAATGGACCAAATTCAAGTACCTCATTGTTCTCTGGTTCGTTGGCACTGTTTCCATCCCCATAATTGGCACTTTTGGAGCTTTCGCATATAACCCTGTAATGTTTATCTTCACAGGCTGGGTTGGCTACTTCCTGCTGGGCGGTTTTCTTAAAGACGTCAAAGTTAAAAATAACTGGATGCTTGTTGCTGCTGTGGTTTTCGGTGTTTCCTTCTCGATAGTCGGCACTTATCTTACAACTTTCCTATACGGCGAAGCATACTCAGGCTTTTTCCATGAATCCCTAAGCTTCAACATCATAATCGCCTCCGTGGCCATGTTTTTACTTTTATCCACTATTCCCACAGGTAGAATACAAAGGGGCAACAAAACCCTAAACCGCTTAATCAACTGGATAAGCCACAATACCCTATCAATTTACCTTATTCACATAATTGTTCTTGAATCACTTGAATACGGATTTTTAGGCATAGAAATCAGCCGCAACACCCTAAACCCTATAATGGGGATACCCCTTCTGGCGCTGCTTACATTCACCATAACCACCGCCATCATTTATCCCCTCAAAAGGATTCCTTACGTGAAAAAAATTATCGGCTAAAGCTGCTGCCCAAAAATCCCAGAAAACATGGCGGCAAAAAGCACTTAGCTTTTTAACCCTAAACCTATAATCAAACCATCAAGGTTGACTGCTATGCCCATAAAATATTATGATGCTCCAGAAATCAAAGCTCAAGTTGACAAACTCGCGGCAGAATGCGAATTTTACCATGTAGTTCCCCAGTTTGTTTTCTGTGTTCGCAGTAAAGGCTCCAAAGCACGCCGCACCATCGCCCGAATCCACGGGTTGGGAAAAATTTGGCAGGGTGTCCTTAACCTTCCCCCATCATATACCATTGAGGTTATTTCAGAAATTTTTGACAGGATGTCCCCTGAGGATAAAGAAAAAACCCTTGTTCACGAACTCATGCACATACCTGGAGGGTTCTCTGGTGGTTTTCGCCCTCACAAAGGCTATGTTGAACGCAAAGACGTCGAGGCAGTTTACCGTAAACTTTTGGCTTCACGGGCTCAGAAAAAGCAGCAGAAATCCCTGTTTTCTGGTGTTTAACTTTGTTTTTTAGTCAATGTTTTTAAGGTGCCAGTAAAAGGTAATAGAAAGCTTTAGGCTCAGTATCGAAAAATAAAAATGTTCAATATGTACTTAAAGAAGCAAGGTCTTCAAAAAATGCCCCGCAACCAAGTTAAGTGGAGATTTGGAAATTGAAACATGTTATGAAAAGCTTAGTCCATAATGGCATTTACGTTCCACCATACGATTACAAAGGTTTCACCATAAAAATTCAAGGGCACGCTCTTAAACTTTCAGAAAGAACTGAACCCATGGCAGTTGCGTGGGTACGTCGAACCCTTTCAACAACGATAGCTCCTCCAGACACAGTTTTTAAAAAGAACTTTATGAAAGAGTTCTTAGAAAAACTCATGGAAGAAAACCCCCAAACCGCTTTCCTGAATGCTTTTGTTTCAAAATATTTAGTAAACGTAGATGATGAAAAGTTAAATCAGGAAATGGACTTCAATCAGATTAAAAATTTTATTCTAGATGAAAAAGCAGCAAAAGAAGCTTTAACCAAAGAAATCAAAAAACAGCAAGCAGAAGAACGCAAAATCAAACGGTTAGAATTGAAAGAAAAACTCGGTTACGCCGCGGTTGATGACCAAAAATTAGAAATCGCCAACTGGACTGCTGAACCATCTTGCCTTTTCGCAGGAAGAGGCGACCATCCACAGCGCGGCAAATGGAAAGAGGGTCCCAGCAAGAGCGATATAACACTAAATATTTCAAGTATGAGTGATGAAGAAGCTAAAAAAGACGGTTGGGCTGGGGCTGTTTGGGAAAAAAATAAGATGTACGTTGCCAGCTGGAAAGATAAGCTAACAGGAAAAATCAAGTATGTCTGGTTTAGCGACACCGCGTTTTTGAAGCAGAATCGCGAGAAAGAGAAATTCCAGAAAGCCGAAACTTTGGGCAAGCAAATTAAGCAGGTTGAGCATCACATCCTCAAAAACCTAAATGCAAAGGATGAACTACGCCGCAAGGTAGCGACGGTTTCATGGTTGATTTTGGTTGCTAACATGAGGGTTGGAGACGAAAAAGACCCTGACGAAGCCGATACCGTGGGTGCTATCACTCTACGTAGTGAACATGTCACGATTGAGGGTAACGTTATCCATTTTGACTTTTTAGGCAAAGACAGCGTCCGCTGGGTCAAAAATTTCCCTGCACCACCTCCAGTAATCAAAAACATGAAAGCATTCAAGATTGCCCAAGAAACAAACCCAAAAATTGAATACCTCTTCCAAGGCGTAGATTCAAGAAACGTTTCGCGGTTTCTATCTGAAAAAATGCCCAAACTCACCGCCAAGGTCTTTAGAACATGGCGTTGCACCAAAACTGTGCGTGAAGAGCTAGAAAAAAGCGGGGTCACCAAGAAAGACCCTGACTACAAGAAGAGTTACGCGGCAAAAATCGCCAACTATAAAGTTGCTGAAGTTGCAAATCACAAGCGCAAGATTCCTCCAACCTTTGATGCCCGTTTAGCTAAGAAGCAGGAAAACCTCAAAAAACTCGAAGAACTGCTGATTCAGAAAAAGAAAGACGGCAAAAAAACAGAGTCCCTGCAAACTCGCATTGAAAAGGCTAAACTGGATATTGAACTCACAAAGCTAACCAAAGAATACAACCTCGGCACTTCCCTCAAATCATACATTGACCCAAACGCGTACGTCAAATGGGCAAAAAAAGTCAAATTCGACATAGAAAAATTCTACCCCAAGACTCTCCGAAGCAAATTCAACTGGGCAATAAAGAGCAGCGACAAATCCGAGTCTGAGTGTATAACGCCGTGAGCATCAAAGAAACCAAAGATGGCGTAATCCTCACAGTTTTTGTTAAACCTAACTCACCCAAATTTCAAATCCTGCTAGACAGCGGGGAACTTGTGGTTTATTCAACTGAGGAACCCCAAAAGGGCAAAGTTAACAAGGAAATAATAAAAGAACTCACCCGACTTTTCCATGCTCAAGTGGATTTAGCTTCAGGTGCAACGTCAAGACAAAAACAGTTTATTGTGCATGGTGTGGCTGAAGGTCAGGTTTTGCAGGTTTTAGAAAAGCTTGCCTGACGTATCGGGTTTCGTAATATCGCTTATAAGCTAAAAATCTTTTCTTGAATATGTCAAATCGTTTCCTATGCTAAAGGATGGGGCTGACCCCCACACCTTACCCCAACAAAATAATTGTTTGACCTGTTTTGTGTTTATTTGATTCAATCTGGTGTGTAGCATGGATGGTTTTATGGTTCAAAAAACAGATAAAATCCGTCTAATTGGCAAATTTTTTGGTTTGGATTAGGATTGTGGGGTTTGGCTTGTTTTTGCTTTTATAGGAAAGGTTTTTAGTTTAGTTATTATATGAGACTTTGCAAAGTGTAAGAGTGTAAAGTGAGGTTAACATTATGTCCGTATTTGCAGCTCCAGGAGCATATGACCGTGCAATTACTGTTTTCTCCCCTGATGGGCGACTGTTTCAAGTAGAGTACGCCATGGAGTTAGTTAACCGAGGTGCCACAATTTTAGGAATCGCATGCAAGGAAGGGCTAGTTTTAGGTTCAGAAGAAAGCCTTGAAGCCCTCGAAGAAGCCGGTTTCTCATACAAAATTTTCAGGGTAGATGAACACATAGGCGCGGCCATAGTTGGATTAAGTTCAGACGCAAGAATCCTAATAGATCAAGCAAGAATTTACGCACAAAGCAACAAACTAACCTATGACGAACCCATTGATGTGGAAGTTGTAACAAAACGAATCTGCGACATCCAGCAAATGTACACGCAGCATGCTGGTGTGCGACCTTTTGGCGTTTCCATAATCTTTGGTGGCGTCGATAAAACAGGTCCACGCGTGTTCGGTACACATCCAAGCGGAACATACCGTAGCTATAAAGCTACAGCGCTGGGTGCAGGCAGAGAAACAGTGCTGTCAATTCTAAAAGAAGAATACAAAGAAGACATGACTCTTGACGCAAATGTTCACTTAGCCGTAAAATGCTTAGTTAAAGCGTTAGAAGCAAGGCAGCAACCACTAAGAATCAAAATCGCAGTTATCCCCACTAACACCAAAAAAATGGATATGTTAGCTGATGATGTAGTGGACGGCTACATTAAAGAGCTGGGTTCGAAGCAAGTGACAACTGAATGAGTGAAAAGTTCACTGTCGCACGCTTAACTAAAGACAACGAGCACTTCGAAATTCTGGTTAAACCCGACAAAGCACTAGGTTACCGCAACGGCAAAATCTCAGGAATAACTGAGGTTTTAGCTGCTGAAATGATTTTTTCTGACGCAAACAAGGGCACCAAAGTTTCTGAAGAAACAATGAAAAAAGCGTTCTCAACAGTGGATCCACTCAAAATAGCGGATATAATCCTAAAAAAAGGAACCCTACAATTAACTACAGACCAGCGGCGCAAGATGGTTGAAGACAAAAAAAGACAAGTCATCGATTTCATCTCACGACAAGCCGTTGACCCCAAAACCAACCTGCCCCATCCACCACTACGAATCGAAAACGCCATGGACCAAATCCGCTACCCAATAGACCCCTACAAGTCTATTGAGGAGCAAGCACGCGATATCATAAAGCTGCTACGTCCTATTTTGCCTTTGAAAATTGAGCAGGTGCTGGTTGCCGTCAGGATTCCCGCTATGTATTCATCGAGGGCTTATGGTACACTTAAAAATTATGGAGCAATTAAGCGTGAGGAGTGGCGAAGTGACGGTTCATGGATTGGTGAGATGGAGATGCCTGCTGGTTCGTATGCTTCACTGCTAAACAAGCTTGGTGAAGTAACAAAGGGTAGTGGAGAAGCAAAAATAATAAAATGACTAAAAATTAATGGAGAAAAAATTTTATGCCAACATTCTTTGAAAAAAAACAGCTTGTGACGCCTGGGGAATTGCTTGCAGAAGGCGAGTATCTGCCCGGCGAAAACACATACACTGAAGAAAACAAAATCTACGCGTCAAGAATAGGGCTTGTAGATACTGACAACAAAAGAGTAAATGTTGTCGCACTCCGCGCATTTTACATGCCAAAAGTTGGTGACATAGTGATTGGTTCAGTCACAGAAGTTGGATTTAACGGCTGGACAATAAATATAAAGTCACCCTACACGGCGTTGCTACGTGCATCAGACGTATTAAGCAGAGCTTTCAAGCCTCAAAGTGACGAGTTATCCGCAGTCTTAAACGCAGGCGACTTAATTGTTGCAAAAATCGCCTCATTTGACCGAGCACACGACCCACAATTAACCGTTGGAGAACCCGGACTTGGAAAAATCACCCGTGGGCAAATCCTGCATGTGACACCAACCAAGATTCCTCGTGTAATCGGAAGAAAAGGCTCAATGATTAGCATGATTAAGCAGGAGACAGGTTGTCAAATCATCCTTGGATTAAACGGTACAGTTCTCGTTACTGGAAAGAACCCTGAGGATGAGGAACTTGCGATTGCGGCGATACGTAAAATCGAGCAGGAATCTCACACAAGCGGTTTGACAGATCGTATCACTCAGCTATTGAAAGAAAGCAAAGTAACAGTTGAAGAAAATTTAGATGAAAAGAAAGTGGAGGAAACAAAAGATGAATGAAAAACCCGATAAATTAATCGACAAAAAAGGCATCAGGTCCGATGGCAGAAAAGCAGACGAATTACGACCTGTAAAAATTCAAGTCGGTGTACTGCCAAACGCTGACGGTTCAGCATACATTGAACACGGTAAAAACAAAATTTTAGCCGGATGCTTTGGACCACGAGAAGTACATCCAAAACACCTTATGCAACCAGACCGTATGGTTCTAAAGGTACGCTATCACATGGCACCCTTCTCAGTGCAGGAACGCAAATCACCCGCACCATCCAGAAGAGAAGTTGAACTCAGCAAAGTTATCCGTGAATCAATCGAGCCCGCACTGTTCCTTGAACTCTACCCAAGAACCGGAATCGACGTGTTCATTGAGGTACTTCAAGCTGACGGCGGAACAAGATGTGCAAGCATAACCGCAGCAGCCTTGGCAATTGCCGATGCAGGCATCCCAATGAAGGATTTGGTGGTTGCTTGTGCAGCAGGAAAAGTCGACGATACAGTCGTGCTTGACCTCTACGATGCAGAAGACAAACTGGGTGCCGCTGACGTGCCCGTGGCTTACATGCCAAACTTGGATGCAATCACACTGTTGCAGATGGACGGTAACCTTAAACCTGAAGAGTTTGAACAAGCCGTAAGCATGGCAATTGATGGATGCAAAGTAATCTATCAGATGCAAAAGGAAGCATTAAAAACCAAGTACATGGTTGTTAAGGAGGCTGAAGAGTAATGTCATCATTAATCACCAAAGTTAGACTACGCCAAATCGAAGGATTAATCGAACAAAGCAAACGCGCAAGCGAACGCGGAATGCAAGATTACCGAGACCTGCACATTGAGCAAGGATTAATCGAACGCGCAGAAGGCTCCGCAAAAGTAACCTTAGGAAAAACAGAGGTTTTGGTCGGCGTAAAAATCGAGACTGGCGAGCCATTCCCAGACACACCAAACAACGGAGTTCAAACAGTAAACGCTGAACTTGTTCCATTGGCATCACCAACTTATGAAACTGGTCCACCAGATGAGAACAGCATTGAACTTGCAAGAATCGTTGACCGCGGTATCAGAGAATCCAAAGCCATAAACACAGAAAAGCTCTGCATAATTCCAGGTCAGAAGGTTTTCGTGGTTTTCGTTGATGTTTATGTACTAAACTATGATGGGAACCTGATTGATGCTTCAGCATTAGCTGCAATGGCTGCATTGTTAAACACTAAAATGCAGAACTATGAAGTTAAAGATGGAGAAGTCAAATTCAAACAAGGCTACACTCCACTGCCCTTGCGTGATCATCCAATCACTGTGACAATCGGCAAAATCAAAGACACCCTAATAGTTGACCCAGACGCTGAAGAAGAACAGGTAATGGACAGCAGAATTTCAATTGCAATCAACGATGAAGGCGACATTTGCGCTATTCAGAAAGGCGGTTCTGGCTATTTCACACCAAAACAGATTTTAGAAGCCTCAAAGATTGCTCAACAAAAAGCAGCAGAAATGCGCAAGAAACTTGACTGGTGAAAAAGTTGTCGAAAACAAAGAAAGTAGGTCCAACTCGTGGATTAGGTGCACGTTACGGCTCTGCAGTCCGTAAACGTTACATAAAAGTAATGGTTGAATTCAAAAAACCCCATAGATGCCCACAATGTGGCTTTATGAGGGTTAGCCGTCAAAGCGTGGGCATTTGGAAATGCCGTAAATGCGACTTTACTTTTGCAGGCGGCGCATACACTCCAAACACGAAACTGGGCGCTATTGCACGCAGAGCAGCAGCTAAGGGCATTGTGGCAGAGGAAACTGCAAGACCCGTAGTAGCTGAAACGGCAACTGAAGAAAAAACCGAATAAACCAACCAGCTTTTCCTTTTTTAAATTTTTATATTTTTCATTAATCCTTATACCTTCAGGGTTCACCCTGAATGGCAACCTCAGCTAAAACAACCATACGTTTCAAACTCAAAAACCAAAAACAAGCTGCTACTTTGCTGAACGCTCTTGAACCCGAAGTAAATTCTCCGCTGAATAGGCGAACCAAAATCAGCTTGGCGGCAAAGGATGCTTTTCTGGTTTTGTCTGTGGAGGCAGAGGACACTGTGGCTTTGCGTGCAGCGTTGAATGCTTATCTGCGGTGGATTGGTTCAACGGTGAGCGTGTTGGAACTTGTTGAGCAAACGTAGCTTTATTCGTGGTGGTTGATGTTTTTTGCTACTGAGGGTTTGTTTGGCTTAATCGTTATGGGTTGGCAAAGGATGTATAGTTTCTTTTGTTGGTGTATCGTTGGTGTTGTTTGTTTAGTTTCTGTGTGGAACTTCCATTGTTCTGTTCTGTTTTTTGTTAACCTTACAAAAAGGTTGCTGTAACCTGATAAAAAATGATTTTTTATATAGTTTTTGTGTAAAAAATTTATAAGAGATGGCGCTACCTCTATAAAAGAAATTCGGAGAGCGGAATTATGCTTTTTCAGAACAAACTCATAGAAGGCGCCATTTTCGACATGGACGGCACAATGTTTGACACCGAAACACTACGCTTCAAAATGCTCAAACAAGCCTCCAAAGAAATCTACGGCCAAGAAATCTCAGACCAACTCTTATACAACTCCCTTGGAATAAGTGCTGTAACCGCTGAAAACCTCGCCAAAGAATGTTACGGCGATGATTACCCTTACAAAAAAATAAGGGCACGCGCAGACCAACTTGAACGCGGTTACGTACGGGAAAAAGGAGTTCCTGTAAAAGAAGGACTCTATAACCTGCTAGAACGCCTAAAGAAAAACGGCGTACTCATCGCATTGGCTACCAGCAGCAGAAGAGAAATCGCCGAGGAATACCTGATAAATGCGCGGGTACTGCGGTTTTTTGACATCACCGTATGCGGCGAAGAAGTGGAAAAAGGAAAACCTGACCCTGAAATATTTCTCAAAGCCGCAAATGAACTAAACTGCGAACCAGCTAATTGCATTATCATTGAAGACTCACGCAATGGTTTAATTGCAGCAAGTGCAGCAGGCGGAATACCCATATTCATAAAGGACATAAAAGAGCTTGACCCTGAATTTAAGGCGCTTGCGTACAAGTCATATGATAAAATGACAGATTTTCTGGATGAACTCAGCCAGCAGATGCCTAAAATGCCCATGCCCAGCCTCAACGAGCATTTCCCTCAAAGTTTAGGATACACTTTTGCGGGAATACATGGGTTTGGTGCGATAGGTGGTGGTTATCTTGCCCAGATTTTCTCGCATTGGGACGGATACACAAGACCTCGGCAGATAATTGGGGTTACATCTAATCGGTTTATGCGTCAGTTGATAAACTCTTTGGGCAAGTATCAGGTAAAATATGAGCGTCTTGCGCATTTCCAAAAAATTTCAAACGTGACAATAATAGATACCAATGATGAAGCTCAAGTAATTGAGATGTACAAGAAAGCGCAGATAGTGGGACTTTCTCTTCCAGAGCAAGCTATACGTTCTCAGGCAAAAGTGATTGCCAAAGGCTTAAAGGCACATTATGACAGCGGCAGGGAAGGGCTTACATTGCTTATTGTCATGAATAAAATTAACGCTGCAAAATTTGTTCGAAACCATGTTGAGAACGCACTCAAGTTACTGGTGGGTGAAGATGAAGCCAAAAAAATTGTGTCGTCTACTTACTTTACGGAAACTGTTGTTAACCGTATGGTGTCAAAGGTTCCTGACGAAACTATCCTTTCAATACTGGAAGTTAACCTGTATAAAATGCACAAAAACATTTTGGATTACTCAAAAAAGATGGCGGATGTCTTTGAAACCTCTAAAAC belongs to Candidatus Bathyarchaeota archaeon and includes:
- the rrp41 gene encoding exosome complex exonuclease Rrp41 — protein: MNEKPDKLIDKKGIRSDGRKADELRPVKIQVGVLPNADGSAYIEHGKNKILAGCFGPREVHPKHLMQPDRMVLKVRYHMAPFSVQERKSPAPSRREVELSKVIRESIEPALFLELYPRTGIDVFIEVLQADGGTRCASITAAALAIADAGIPMKDLVVACAAGKVDDTVVLDLYDAEDKLGAADVPVAYMPNLDAITLLQMDGNLKPEEFEQAVSMAIDGCKVIYQMQKEALKTKYMVVKEAEE
- the rrp42 gene encoding exosome complex protein Rrp42, producing MSSLITKVRLRQIEGLIEQSKRASERGMQDYRDLHIEQGLIERAEGSAKVTLGKTEVLVGVKIETGEPFPDTPNNGVQTVNAELVPLASPTYETGPPDENSIELARIVDRGIRESKAINTEKLCIIPGQKVFVVFVDVYVLNYDGNLIDASALAAMAALLNTKMQNYEVKDGEVKFKQGYTPLPLRDHPITVTIGKIKDTLIVDPDAEEEQVMDSRISIAINDEGDICAIQKGGSGYFTPKQILEASKIAQQKAAEMRKKLDW
- a CDS encoding acyltransferase family protein, with the translated sequence MLARQSEGNTSSVDIIRVVAIFLVVFLHATSFPYKIPGEITPAVVSNWWTVDIYGGIGPIGLPLFVMLSGALLLDSSKVDEPLGTFFKKRFIRIGLPMIFWTLFYFGYDYFIWGNALTTNTVLQGTFGGSYFHLWFLYLLIGLYLVTPVLRVLVSHIEWTKFKYLIVLWFVGTVSIPIIGTFGAFAYNPVMFIFTGWVGYFLLGGFLKDVKVKNNWMLVAAVVFGVSFSIVGTYLTTFLYGEAYSGFFHESLSFNIIIASVAMFLLLSTIPTGRIQRGNKTLNRLINWISHNTLSIYLIHIIVLESLEYGFLGIEISRNTLNPIMGIPLLALLTFTITTAIIYPLKRIPYVKKIIG
- a CDS encoding 50S ribosomal protein L37ae translates to MSKTKKVGPTRGLGARYGSAVRKRYIKVMVEFKKPHRCPQCGFMRVSRQSVGIWKCRKCDFTFAGGAYTPNTKLGAIARRAAAKGIVAEETARPVVAETATEEKTE
- the rrp4 gene encoding exosome complex RNA-binding protein Rrp4, with the translated sequence MPTFFEKKQLVTPGELLAEGEYLPGENTYTEENKIYASRIGLVDTDNKRVNVVALRAFYMPKVGDIVIGSVTEVGFNGWTINIKSPYTALLRASDVLSRAFKPQSDELSAVLNAGDLIVAKIASFDRAHDPQLTVGEPGLGKITRGQILHVTPTKIPRVIGRKGSMISMIKQETGCQIILGLNGTVLVTGKNPEDEELAIAAIRKIEQESHTSGLTDRITQLLKESKVTVEENLDEKKVEETKDE
- a CDS encoding ribosome assembly factor SBDS; translation: MSEKFTVARLTKDNEHFEILVKPDKALGYRNGKISGITEVLAAEMIFSDANKGTKVSEETMKKAFSTVDPLKIADIILKKGTLQLTTDQRRKMVEDKKRQVIDFISRQAVDPKTNLPHPPLRIENAMDQIRYPIDPYKSIEEQARDIIKLLRPILPLKIEQVLVAVRIPAMYSSRAYGTLKNYGAIKREEWRSDGSWIGEMEMPAGSYASLLNKLGEVTKGSGEAKIIK
- a CDS encoding DUF167 family protein, yielding MSIKETKDGVILTVFVKPNSPKFQILLDSGELVVYSTEEPQKGKVNKEIIKELTRLFHAQVDLASGATSRQKQFIVHGVAEGQVLQVLEKLA
- a CDS encoding KEOPS complex subunit Pcc1 → MATSAKTTIRFKLKNQKQAATLLNALEPEVNSPLNRRTKISLAAKDAFLVLSVEAEDTVALRAALNAYLRWIGSTVSVLELVEQT
- a CDS encoding DNA topoisomerase I, producing the protein MKSLVHNGIYVPPYDYKGFTIKIQGHALKLSERTEPMAVAWVRRTLSTTIAPPDTVFKKNFMKEFLEKLMEENPQTAFLNAFVSKYLVNVDDEKLNQEMDFNQIKNFILDEKAAKEALTKEIKKQQAEERKIKRLELKEKLGYAAVDDQKLEIANWTAEPSCLFAGRGDHPQRGKWKEGPSKSDITLNISSMSDEEAKKDGWAGAVWEKNKMYVASWKDKLTGKIKYVWFSDTAFLKQNREKEKFQKAETLGKQIKQVEHHILKNLNAKDELRRKVATVSWLILVANMRVGDEKDPDEADTVGAITLRSEHVTIEGNVIHFDFLGKDSVRWVKNFPAPPPVIKNMKAFKIAQETNPKIEYLFQGVDSRNVSRFLSEKMPKLTAKVFRTWRCTKTVREELEKSGVTKKDPDYKKSYAAKIANYKVAEVANHKRKIPPTFDARLAKKQENLKKLEELLIQKKKDGKKTESLQTRIEKAKLDIELTKLTKEYNLGTSLKSYIDPNAYVKWAKKVKFDIEKFYPKTLRSKFNWAIKSSDKSESECITP
- a CDS encoding archaeal proteasome endopeptidase complex subunit alpha; protein product: MSVFAAPGAYDRAITVFSPDGRLFQVEYAMELVNRGATILGIACKEGLVLGSEESLEALEEAGFSYKIFRVDEHIGAAIVGLSSDARILIDQARIYAQSNKLTYDEPIDVEVVTKRICDIQQMYTQHAGVRPFGVSIIFGGVDKTGPRVFGTHPSGTYRSYKATALGAGRETVLSILKEEYKEDMTLDANVHLAVKCLVKALEARQQPLRIKIAVIPTNTKKMDMLADDVVDGYIKELGSKQVTTE
- a CDS encoding HAD-IA family hydrolase, producing MLFQNKLIEGAIFDMDGTMFDTETLRFKMLKQASKEIYGQEISDQLLYNSLGISAVTAENLAKECYGDDYPYKKIRARADQLERGYVREKGVPVKEGLYNLLERLKKNGVLIALATSSRREIAEEYLINARVLRFFDITVCGEEVEKGKPDPEIFLKAANELNCEPANCIIIEDSRNGLIAASAAGGIPIFIKDIKELDPEFKALAYKSYDKMTDFLDELSQQMPKMPMPSLNEHFPQSLGYTFAGIHGFGAIGGGYLAQIFSHWDGYTRPRQIIGVTSNRFMRQLINSLGKYQVKYERLAHFQKISNVTIIDTNDEAQVIEMYKKAQIVGLSLPEQAIRSQAKVIAKGLKAHYDSGREGLTLLIVMNKINAAKFVRNHVENALKLLVGEDEAKKIVSSTYFTETVVNRMVSKVPDETILSILEVNLYKMHKNILDYSKKMADVFETSKTYLLENKISKHTKAKNQTKVTEQEANIADNITPIAKFATELSRFNVTLFSSEPDMPLYASKGSPILERLRQVVTVEDIRSMQEIKNKLSNGTHAIIAWYSALLGYKTIGQGMGDPRVSKLAESIIKHEIKPALLIENPHSKQYITSITYDFLQRCRASFKDECARVGRDPMRKLQRGERVMGAIQLAKKYDLKTTGLEFGAACGIMYSVLSIDKKDVESQRIRQIYQERESVIDVLTYSDEHHKSHYAFLDPNKDKDLILRIESNFEKLKKELIALSNDSAVSFFAPQAVIKT
- a CDS encoding putative metallopeptidase yields the protein MPIKYYDAPEIKAQVDKLAAECEFYHVVPQFVFCVRSKGSKARRTIARIHGLGKIWQGVLNLPPSYTIEVISEIFDRMSPEDKEKTLVHELMHIPGGFSGGFRPHKGYVERKDVEAVYRKLLASRAQKKQQKSLFSGV